A single Henriciella sp. AS95 DNA region contains:
- a CDS encoding TonB-dependent receptor, translating into MSFRTAILAGTVLTVPFAAAALELTYQAGAPVGTTYTPEDFAQYSPTTALDMVARIPGFSIQEENSNERGLGQAEGNVLINGRRVAGKSLTLRDALSRIPATNVETIELVDGATLDIPGLSGQVANVKATVNGMSGTWKWRARFRENLPPYYHGGNISVTGRQNALAWTLGLTSNPIRGAARGPEFVYDGTGAQIERRDEDANNVGDESGVSASLEWTPLNGSIANFNAEYNIFEIDSREISERFPTDGSPARYRRFTDAEDEWNSEVGGDYEFALGPGRLKTTALWRFEHSPVISSVQTTQADGSLSERSIYDQTVDEGESILRSEYGWQPAPGRDWQVALEGAFNFLESEAALQSLDGSGVLVPVPLDKANSRVEEKRAEINVTHGRKLSDTFSIQASLGAEYSELSQTGGANQTREFTRPKGFVSAAYEVNDKLTINAKLAREVGQLNFFDFISSVNVNSGNGNEGNPDIVPEQSWVGEIEFERQFGAAGAHTIKLYYEDIEDVVDRVPFGVDRDGPGNIDSASRYGIAANGTFKFAPIGVEGLQLEYEVEARDSQIKDPLTGETRRINDDTIFGGYLELRYDVPNTDWAVGIGAERYDNAKFVRLNEVQHFEVRPVFGWLFLENKDIFGMTGQVEYFNIFDGDEQFTRQVYTPRRTGALLFTEDRSWSPGPILTVSLKGSF; encoded by the coding sequence ATGAGTTTTAGAACCGCCATTTTGGCCGGTACCGTCCTGACTGTGCCTTTTGCTGCCGCAGCGCTCGAACTGACATATCAGGCCGGCGCGCCCGTCGGCACAACTTATACGCCCGAAGACTTTGCCCAGTATTCACCGACGACAGCGCTGGATATGGTGGCACGTATACCAGGCTTTTCCATTCAGGAAGAGAACTCCAATGAGCGCGGCCTCGGCCAGGCGGAAGGCAATGTTCTCATCAATGGCCGCCGGGTCGCAGGCAAGTCGCTCACGCTCCGCGATGCGCTCAGTCGCATCCCCGCGACAAATGTAGAGACAATAGAGCTCGTCGACGGCGCAACACTCGATATTCCAGGTCTTTCGGGCCAGGTTGCGAATGTAAAAGCGACCGTTAATGGCATGTCCGGCACCTGGAAATGGCGGGCGCGGTTCCGTGAAAACCTTCCCCCCTATTATCATGGCGGCAACATCTCGGTGACCGGCAGGCAAAACGCACTCGCCTGGACGCTTGGCCTCACAAGCAATCCCATTCGCGGTGCCGCTCGCGGTCCTGAATTTGTCTATGATGGGACCGGCGCTCAAATTGAAAGGCGCGATGAGGATGCAAACAATGTCGGTGACGAAAGCGGCGTTTCCGCGTCGCTCGAATGGACACCGCTCAACGGGTCGATCGCCAATTTCAATGCCGAGTACAACATCTTCGAGATCGATTCGCGCGAAATATCGGAGCGGTTTCCAACGGACGGCTCCCCTGCCCGCTATCGCCGCTTCACGGATGCAGAAGATGAGTGGAACAGCGAAGTCGGCGGCGACTATGAATTCGCTTTGGGGCCGGGCCGACTGAAAACGACCGCGCTTTGGCGCTTCGAACACAGCCCCGTCATCTCCAGCGTTCAAACCACTCAAGCAGACGGTTCGCTCAGCGAACGCTCCATCTACGACCAGACCGTCGACGAGGGAGAATCCATCCTTCGCAGCGAATATGGCTGGCAGCCAGCTCCCGGCCGCGACTGGCAGGTCGCTCTGGAGGGGGCCTTCAATTTCCTGGAATCTGAAGCCGCGCTTCAGTCGCTGGACGGGTCTGGAGTGCTCGTTCCAGTGCCGCTCGACAAGGCGAATTCACGCGTCGAAGAGAAGCGCGCAGAAATCAATGTCACCCATGGGCGAAAGCTGTCCGACACGTTCAGCATCCAGGCATCATTGGGCGCTGAGTATTCCGAACTGTCGCAGACCGGCGGCGCGAACCAGACACGGGAGTTCACACGGCCAAAAGGCTTCGTGTCGGCCGCGTACGAAGTGAACGACAAGCTCACGATAAATGCCAAACTCGCGCGCGAGGTCGGACAGCTGAATTTCTTCGACTTCATTTCCTCTGTGAACGTCAATTCGGGCAATGGCAACGAGGGCAATCCGGACATCGTTCCCGAGCAGAGCTGGGTCGGCGAAATCGAGTTCGAAAGGCAATTTGGAGCAGCAGGCGCGCACACGATCAAACTCTATTACGAGGATATCGAAGATGTCGTCGACCGGGTTCCGTTCGGGGTTGACCGGGATGGACCCGGCAACATCGACAGCGCAAGCCGCTATGGCATCGCCGCAAACGGGACGTTCAAGTTCGCCCCTATTGGCGTTGAGGGCTTGCAACTTGAATACGAAGTCGAAGCTCGTGATTCTCAAATCAAAGACCCGCTGACCGGAGAAACGCGCCGCATCAACGATGACACAATCTTCGGGGGCTACCTCGAACTTCGTTACGATGTCCCCAATACGGACTGGGCGGTCGGCATTGGGGCTGAACGATATGACAATGCGAAATTCGTGCGACTCAATGAAGTCCAGCACTTCGAGGTCCGGCCTGTCTTCGGCTGGCTGTTCCTCGAAAACAAGGACATATTTGGCATGACTGGTCAGGTCGAGTATTTCAATATCTTCGATGGGGACGAGCAGTTCACGCGGCAGGTCTATACGCCGCGCCGCACCGGCGCCCTCCTGTTCACCGAAGACCGAAGCTGGAGCCCGGGCCCCA
- a CDS encoding D-alanine--D-alanine ligase, whose translation MKRVAVVYGGWSSEREVSVSSGTQMLRAAKAAGYDAVGIDATRDLAQQIADASPDVILNGLHGPWGEDGCVQGLFEILDIPYSHSGVTASAIAMDKRKSKAVYLQAGLDVAQDVAVTREEAARAHPLKPPYVIKPVNEGSSFGVVFVREENNGPSQLLLSDDWKYGDNLMAEEYIPGRELTVAVLGDKALAVTEITTLREFYDFDAKYAAGGSRHVVPADIPEHVTKQALEASLKAHQALGCRGVTRSDFRFDEEKDRLVILETNTQPGMTPTSLVPEQAAFTGIAFEDLVSWMIEDASCRR comes from the coding sequence ATGAAACGAGTTGCCGTTGTGTATGGAGGTTGGTCGTCCGAGCGGGAGGTGTCTGTTTCGTCCGGCACCCAGATGTTGCGGGCGGCTAAGGCGGCGGGCTACGACGCTGTCGGTATCGACGCGACGCGAGATCTCGCTCAGCAGATCGCAGATGCATCACCGGACGTCATTCTCAATGGACTGCACGGACCATGGGGCGAGGATGGCTGCGTGCAGGGCCTCTTCGAGATTCTCGACATTCCCTACAGCCATTCGGGTGTGACTGCGTCCGCGATCGCCATGGACAAGCGCAAGTCCAAAGCGGTCTACCTCCAGGCTGGGCTGGATGTGGCGCAGGACGTTGCCGTGACCCGCGAGGAAGCCGCTCGGGCGCACCCATTGAAGCCGCCTTATGTGATCAAGCCGGTCAATGAAGGATCGAGTTTCGGTGTCGTCTTCGTTCGCGAGGAAAACAACGGCCCGTCGCAATTGCTGCTGTCTGACGACTGGAAGTATGGCGACAATCTCATGGCCGAAGAATACATTCCCGGCCGCGAACTCACCGTTGCCGTGCTGGGTGACAAAGCTCTGGCTGTCACTGAAATCACAACGTTAAGGGAGTTTTACGATTTTGACGCAAAATATGCTGCAGGTGGATCGCGCCACGTTGTGCCCGCAGACATTCCCGAGCATGTTACTAAACAGGCTCTGGAGGCATCCCTGAAGGCGCATCAAGCTCTCGGTTGTAGAGGCGTGACGCGGTCCGATTTTCGTTTTGACGAGGAAAAGGACCGGCTCGTGATACTGGAAACAAATACCCAGCCAGGCATGACCCCGACATCCCTAGTGCCCGAACAGGCTGCCTTTACCGGCATCGCGTTCGAGGACCTCGTTTCGTGGATGATCGAGGACGCTTCATGCCGCCGGTAA
- a CDS encoding cell division protein FtsQ/DivIB yields the protein MPPVRGRRQQAVEPARGRRRKAAPPPPEPEYESVDASSVVFGLVMVLAVIVAGAALMGGSLSKMGNRATGAFDGVAGAFGLAIADVKVVGLEGDAALAAMVVRQAEVESGDNMFTSDPHKIRRRILATGQVTDARVYRLWPNQILIHASPAEPVALWHDGEKWTVVDSLGKLIKGVPPEQHADLIRVAGQGAPDGVPALVRAMGINQSLATKVSYAQRVSERRWDIKLKTGATIRLPVDHSVGGAAAMLAELDNKTSLTSRSLDRIDLRVPGKIFLKPTRTVGAGSAPAES from the coding sequence ATGCCGCCGGTAAGAGGACGCAGACAACAGGCCGTAGAGCCAGCGCGAGGACGCCGCCGCAAGGCCGCGCCACCACCGCCTGAGCCGGAATATGAAAGCGTCGATGCCTCATCGGTCGTCTTCGGTCTCGTCATGGTTCTGGCCGTTATCGTCGCTGGCGCGGCGCTGATGGGCGGCTCACTGTCGAAAATGGGCAATCGTGCGACCGGAGCGTTTGATGGCGTGGCGGGGGCGTTTGGCCTCGCCATTGCCGATGTCAAAGTTGTCGGCCTGGAAGGCGATGCCGCTCTTGCTGCCATGGTGGTCCGCCAGGCTGAAGTCGAAAGCGGCGACAACATGTTTACCTCTGACCCACACAAGATCCGCCGCCGCATTCTGGCGACAGGGCAGGTGACCGACGCCAGGGTTTACCGCTTGTGGCCGAACCAGATCCTGATCCATGCGTCTCCCGCCGAGCCAGTTGCTCTGTGGCATGATGGAGAAAAATGGACCGTGGTCGACAGCCTTGGGAAGCTCATAAAAGGTGTCCCGCCCGAGCAGCACGCCGATCTTATCCGCGTCGCGGGGCAGGGCGCACCTGATGGCGTTCCGGCGCTTGTGCGGGCAATGGGCATTAACCAGTCCCTTGCAACCAAGGTTTCGTATGCACAGCGCGTTTCCGAGCGCCGTTGGGACATCAAGCTCAAGACCGGGGCCACCATTCGTCTGCCGGTTGATCATTCTGTTGGCGGTGCTGCAGCGATGCTGGCCGAACTCGACAACAAAACCTCCCTGACTTCAAGAAGCCTGGACCGCATCGATCTGCGTGTCCCGGGAAAGATTTTTCTCAAACCCACACGCACAGTTGGCGCCGGTAGCGCGCCAGCGGAAAGCTGA
- the ftsA gene encoding cell division protein FtsA encodes MATAESRLKPAKAARIGQAIASLDIGSSKVTCLIGRYDPSSKAGFTFLGGGRQQSRGFNGGSIKDMDALERSVRLAVEDAERQAGERIEHVVLGITGPRVGCEFVASLVDVGGRDVTAKDLKKLHAAALSKVNPKQREILSAHPVVYQLDDQEGIKDPVGMIGEKLSVLLSVISAPKSLVRNLVECVGRAHLHVDRIVPSAVASGAGTLIDDEIENGALCIDMGSGVTAACAFINGSPAWLGLVPAGGANVTGDIAQGIGTTFAAAERMKTIHGNAAADGPGMAERVEVARLGDDGRLNGYRMERGEIAKIIAPRVEEIFEYTSQLLSSSELKKIMPRRTVLTGGGSLLPGVRDVATRVLQQPVRLGKPVEADILGESHANPVFSTAAGLLSYEFRGFKDVARAGSTSDSGGTPGKGGLLKKVFRWLSENF; translated from the coding sequence ATGGCAACTGCCGAGTCACGACTGAAACCTGCAAAGGCCGCCCGTATCGGGCAGGCAATCGCGTCGCTCGACATCGGCAGTTCGAAGGTGACCTGCCTGATTGGCCGGTACGATCCGTCTTCAAAGGCGGGTTTCACTTTTCTCGGTGGTGGCCGGCAACAATCGCGCGGCTTTAACGGTGGCTCGATCAAGGACATGGATGCGCTGGAGCGCTCTGTCCGTCTCGCCGTGGAAGACGCAGAGCGCCAGGCAGGCGAGCGGATTGAGCACGTCGTGCTCGGCATTACAGGGCCGCGCGTTGGCTGTGAGTTTGTCGCTTCGCTGGTTGATGTCGGCGGACGGGACGTCACGGCGAAAGACCTGAAGAAACTGCACGCCGCGGCGCTTTCAAAGGTCAATCCGAAACAGCGCGAAATCCTGAGCGCCCATCCGGTGGTCTACCAACTCGATGACCAGGAAGGAATCAAGGACCCGGTTGGAATGATCGGCGAGAAGCTGAGCGTCCTCTTGTCCGTCATTTCTGCGCCGAAATCGCTCGTGCGCAACCTCGTTGAATGCGTTGGCCGGGCACACCTGCATGTTGACCGCATCGTTCCGTCAGCTGTCGCCAGTGGTGCTGGCACGCTGATCGATGATGAAATCGAGAATGGTGCGCTGTGCATCGACATGGGGTCCGGCGTGACGGCGGCCTGCGCGTTCATCAATGGGTCTCCGGCGTGGCTGGGCCTTGTTCCCGCGGGCGGCGCCAATGTGACGGGCGATATCGCTCAAGGCATCGGGACGACGTTTGCGGCTGCCGAGCGCATGAAGACAATCCATGGCAATGCGGCCGCTGATGGTCCGGGAATGGCCGAGCGCGTTGAAGTGGCGCGGCTTGGTGATGATGGCCGGCTCAATGGCTATCGGATGGAACGCGGCGAGATTGCCAAGATTATCGCACCGCGCGTCGAAGAGATCTTCGAATATACATCGCAACTGCTTTCCAGCAGCGAACTGAAGAAAATCATGCCGAGACGAACCGTACTTACCGGCGGCGGAAGCCTGCTGCCTGGTGTTCGTGATGTCGCCACGCGCGTCCTGCAGCAGCCTGTACGGCTTGGAAAGCCTGTGGAAGCCGATATTTTAGGTGAATCTCATGCCAATCCGGTCTTTTCCACAGCCGCAGGTCTGCTATCCTATGAGTTCAGGGGATTTAAGGACGTTGCTAGGGCTGGCAGCACGTCCGACAGTGGAGGTACGCCGGGCAAAGGTGGATTGCTGAAGAAAGTCTTTCGCTGGCTAAGTGAAAATTTTTGA
- the ftsZ gene encoding cell division protein FtsZ, whose protein sequence is MTQELKPRIVVFGVGGAGGNAVDNMIEAKLQGVEFVVANTDAQALERSKAENSIQLGLETTSGLGAGARPEVGAASAEESIDDINEYLEGAHMVFIAAGLGGGTGTGAAPVIAKAAHDKGILTVGVVTKPFGFEGARRMKIAESGLEKMRDGVDTMIVVPNQNLFRIANERTTFAEAFRMADDVLYSGVRGITDLMVMPGLINLDFADVRTIMKGMGSAMMGMGESEGEGRALEAARAAIDNPLLDDVSMKGAKGVLINITGGYDMTLFELDEAANEIRREVDPDANIILGSTFDPELEGRLRVSVVAAGIEVAGEAASPVAHAEAPAAVSVEAAPDEAETEQPKVVVSGSASEQDDMFESDPRPDFKGRSLPPAHIERAEGSDQVSADQAFSRTPQKSSKRDEDDGGAGFANLFGWRKGTTPGDNDEGAVEQPEKIVSSPDDHPNAAPFDDADLEIPAFLRRSANH, encoded by the coding sequence ATGACTCAAGAACTCAAGCCCCGGATCGTAGTATTTGGTGTCGGCGGCGCTGGCGGTAACGCTGTCGACAACATGATCGAGGCGAAGCTGCAAGGCGTTGAGTTCGTTGTGGCGAATACAGACGCGCAAGCGCTGGAGCGCTCGAAGGCTGAGAACTCCATCCAGCTTGGTCTCGAAACCACCTCCGGCCTTGGTGCCGGGGCTCGTCCGGAAGTCGGCGCCGCCTCTGCCGAAGAATCCATCGACGACATCAATGAGTACCTTGAAGGTGCGCACATGGTCTTCATCGCTGCTGGTCTCGGCGGCGGAACCGGTACGGGGGCTGCACCGGTCATCGCCAAGGCTGCCCACGACAAAGGTATCCTGACCGTTGGCGTTGTGACGAAGCCTTTCGGTTTCGAAGGTGCGCGGCGCATGAAGATCGCCGAGAGCGGTCTCGAAAAAATGCGCGACGGCGTCGACACGATGATCGTCGTTCCAAACCAGAATCTTTTCCGCATCGCCAATGAGCGCACCACGTTCGCCGAAGCCTTCCGCATGGCCGACGACGTGCTCTATTCCGGTGTTCGAGGCATTACCGACCTCATGGTCATGCCTGGCCTCATCAATCTCGACTTTGCGGACGTGCGCACGATCATGAAGGGCATGGGCTCTGCCATGATGGGCATGGGCGAGAGCGAAGGCGAAGGCCGCGCGCTCGAAGCTGCCCGCGCTGCCATCGACAATCCGCTGCTGGACGATGTTTCGATGAAGGGTGCCAAGGGCGTCCTGATCAACATCACTGGCGGCTATGACATGACCCTGTTTGAACTCGACGAAGCGGCCAATGAAATTCGCCGTGAAGTCGATCCAGACGCCAACATCATCCTTGGTTCCACCTTCGACCCGGAACTTGAAGGCCGCCTTCGCGTGTCTGTTGTTGCAGCAGGCATTGAAGTGGCTGGCGAGGCTGCGAGCCCGGTCGCCCACGCTGAAGCGCCAGCGGCTGTTTCGGTCGAGGCCGCACCGGATGAGGCTGAGACAGAACAGCCAAAAGTCGTGGTCAGTGGAAGCGCCTCCGAACAGGATGACATGTTCGAAAGCGACCCGCGTCCAGACTTCAAAGGTCGCTCACTTCCCCCAGCCCACATTGAGCGCGCTGAGGGCAGCGACCAGGTCTCCGCTGATCAGGCTTTTTCGAGAACGCCGCAAAAATCTTCAAAACGGGACGAGGATGATGGCGGGGCAGGCTTTGCGAACCTTTTCGGCTGGCGCAAGGGCACCACACCGGGAGACAATGATGAGGGCGCCGTCGAGCAGCCTGAGAAGATTGTTTCCTCGCCCGACGACCATCCAAATGCCGCTCCATTCGATGACGCCGATCTTGAAATCCCGGCCTTCCTGAGACGGTCTGCTAACCACTAG
- the lpxC gene encoding UDP-3-O-acyl-N-acetylglucosamine deacetylase — translation MSSVQFQQTINCPVVCAGVGVHSGERARIVMKPAKAGTGIRFRRTDISDRDNEIVARGDQVSEVQLGTTLRNEAGITVATVEHLLAACAGVGVDNLMIEIDGPEVPIMDGSSAVYCELLLSAGLREQSALRSRIRILEEIEVTDGVKVARLSPSDDNYLSIHAKIEFESRAIGTQQMSMRLSPGMFARDIAFARTFGFAKDVEKLQAMGLARGGSLDNAVVLDGDDIVNPEGLRTNDEFIRHKILDAIGDLMLAGAPIAGVYEARQPGHALNNKLVCALLDRPAAWCWETDEALATHAVTAAHL, via the coding sequence ATGAGTAGCGTGCAATTCCAGCAAACCATCAATTGTCCTGTCGTTTGCGCAGGCGTTGGCGTTCACAGCGGTGAGCGCGCGCGCATCGTGATGAAACCGGCCAAGGCTGGAACAGGTATCCGTTTCCGCCGGACAGATATTTCTGACCGTGACAATGAGATTGTTGCGCGCGGAGATCAGGTCTCGGAAGTCCAGCTTGGAACGACGCTGCGCAATGAAGCTGGCATCACCGTCGCCACTGTTGAGCACCTTCTGGCCGCTTGCGCCGGCGTTGGTGTCGACAATCTCATGATCGAGATTGATGGGCCGGAAGTACCCATCATGGATGGCTCTTCAGCCGTCTATTGTGAGCTGTTGCTGTCGGCGGGGCTGCGCGAGCAGAGCGCGCTGCGCAGCCGTATCCGCATCCTTGAAGAGATCGAAGTCACTGACGGTGTGAAGGTGGCGCGTCTCAGCCCGTCCGATGACAATTATCTTTCAATCCACGCCAAGATCGAATTTGAAAGCCGCGCGATCGGCACGCAGCAGATGTCCATGCGCCTGTCTCCGGGCATGTTCGCACGTGATATTGCCTTCGCCCGGACATTCGGCTTCGCCAAAGACGTCGAAAAACTGCAAGCAATGGGTCTGGCGCGTGGTGGATCACTCGACAATGCGGTTGTCCTTGACGGTGATGACATCGTGAACCCTGAAGGCTTGCGCACGAATGACGAGTTCATTCGTCACAAGATCCTCGATGCAATTGGTGATCTGATGCTGGCCGGTGCGCCCATCGCTGGCGTGTACGAAGCGCGTCAGCCCGGACATGCGCTGAACAACAAACTGGTCTGTGCACTGCTGGATCGTCCTGCAGCCTGGTGTTGGGAAACCGATGAGGCCCTCGCCACGCACGCTGTTACCGCCGCCCATCTTTAA
- a CDS encoding helix-turn-helix transcriptional regulator: MTTKENSGFAASEVDTIVGERIRRRRILSGLTQDQLGEALGVSYQQIQKYETGANRVSAGRLYLLAAELDISPGWFFEGLHDTQDPADDEIASSSRFAIDCVRSLTKIKDERVRAAIQTMIRTLAEADDVDEAVSLSAAPIQPSNGLPAE; the protein is encoded by the coding sequence ATGACGACGAAGGAAAATAGCGGTTTCGCCGCCTCAGAAGTTGATACAATTGTCGGCGAGCGAATCCGCCGCCGCAGAATTCTGTCTGGCCTTACCCAGGACCAGCTTGGCGAAGCGCTCGGCGTTTCCTATCAGCAAATCCAGAAATACGAGACCGGTGCCAACCGCGTCAGCGCTGGCAGACTCTATCTGCTCGCGGCGGAACTCGACATTTCTCCGGGCTGGTTTTTCGAAGGTCTCCACGACACTCAGGACCCTGCCGACGACGAGATCGCGTCTTCATCGCGCTTCGCGATAGATTGCGTGCGGAGTTTGACCAAGATCAAGGATGAGCGCGTGCGCGCCGCCATTCAAACCATGATCCGGACTCTTGCAGAGGCTGATGATGTCGATGAGGCCGTAAGCCTGAGCGCGGCGCCTATTCAGCCATCCAACGGCCTGCCCGCCGAATAG
- a CDS encoding outer membrane protein assembly factor BamD has protein sequence MKLKSSSLLVIATATLAVSACSSSRKARDLAYVERPVEALYNAGAEELDKRDYISAIELFNEVERQHPYSEWARRSTLMSAYASYRSRRYDDAVSTAQRYLSLNPAGQGAPYAYYIISLSYFQQIVDVGRDQKTTELALAALNDVVRRFPQTDYARDAEVKIDMVRDQLAGKEMEIGRWYLRRNEHLAAVNRFKTVVEDFDTTTHTPEALHRLVEAYLSLGLRDQAVAAASVLGYNYPNSPWYEMSYDLIENNSSGAQRTSSERTLLQKLTPW, from the coding sequence ATGAAGTTGAAGTCGTCATCCCTTCTCGTCATCGCGACAGCTACCCTGGCCGTGAGCGCCTGTAGCTCCAGCCGCAAAGCACGGGACCTTGCCTATGTCGAACGGCCGGTGGAAGCGCTTTACAATGCCGGCGCTGAGGAACTGGACAAGCGGGACTATATCAGCGCGATTGAGCTCTTTAACGAAGTCGAGCGCCAGCACCCATATTCCGAATGGGCGCGCCGCTCCACGCTGATGTCCGCTTATGCCTCCTACCGCTCTCGCCGGTATGATGATGCGGTATCGACGGCTCAGCGCTACCTGTCGCTCAATCCGGCCGGTCAGGGCGCGCCTTATGCGTATTACATCATTTCGCTCAGCTACTTCCAGCAGATCGTCGACGTCGGCCGTGACCAGAAGACAACCGAACTCGCCCTGGCCGCGCTGAACGATGTTGTCCGCCGCTTCCCGCAGACCGACTATGCGCGTGATGCTGAAGTGAAGATCGACATGGTCCGCGATCAGCTCGCTGGCAAGGAGATGGAGATCGGCCGTTGGTATCTGCGCCGGAATGAACATCTGGCCGCAGTGAACAGGTTCAAAACCGTGGTCGAAGACTTCGACACCACCACCCATACGCCCGAGGCCCTCCACCGTCTGGTCGAGGCTTACCTCTCGCTTGGCTTGCGTGACCAGGCCGTGGCTGCTGCTTCCGTGCTCGGCTACAATTATCCGAATTCGCCCTGGTACGAGATGAGCTATGACCTCATCGAGAACAACAGCTCAGGGGCCCAGCGGACGTCATCTGAACGGACGCTGCTGCAGAAGCTGACCCCTTGGTAG
- the recN gene encoding DNA repair protein RecN, with protein MIIALSIRSFLLIERLDIEVAQGFTALTGETGAGKSIILDALGQALGDPANRKFVRKGEDQASVLAEFCLPPDHPVWAVLTEQGVEASPFETLMLKRVISSTGPARAFINDQPASAGLLQAVGETLVEIHGQHAASGLMKPAQHRSMLDLFAGNEDLLTQCAATWKTYQEKRAAREALEADLAESEERYAWLSAAAEELDVLGAEAGEYDRLSSERGVLMHSEKIAESVAESVAACDEGDIEGALARASRSAERVLRIDGLEASGGPLSKAAKAAAEALERALIEFGEARSALDLLADAAVHDPASLEKAEQRLFALKSAARKYNVEPDKLSDFTAEIAEKLDLFDAPERHVEKARSEEKDAAARWRTVADRLSQARMTAARQLEASIETELKPLKLDRTRVRVRFDEIEEGASGAMGREKVEFEVETNPGAGFGPLRQIASGGELARFSLALQCVLAESNAVPVMVFDEADQGVGGAVAAAIGERLSRLATSRQVFAITHSPQVAAAASGQWLISKDSNGQNGLGRTVLTGLDADARHEEIARMLSGSTITEEARAAASRLLEDV; from the coding sequence ATGATTATTGCGCTCTCTATACGATCTTTCCTGCTTATTGAGCGACTCGACATCGAGGTCGCCCAAGGCTTCACCGCTCTCACCGGGGAAACCGGTGCGGGCAAGTCCATTATCCTTGATGCGCTGGGACAGGCGCTTGGCGACCCGGCTAATCGCAAATTCGTCCGCAAGGGCGAAGACCAGGCAAGTGTCCTGGCTGAATTCTGTTTGCCGCCGGATCACCCTGTCTGGGCGGTTCTGACCGAGCAGGGCGTCGAAGCGTCGCCGTTCGAAACCCTGATGCTGAAGCGGGTGATTTCATCGACCGGACCAGCGAGGGCTTTCATCAACGATCAGCCCGCCAGCGCTGGCTTGTTGCAGGCGGTTGGTGAGACGCTGGTCGAAATCCACGGTCAGCATGCCGCCTCCGGCCTGATGAAACCGGCCCAGCATCGATCCATGCTTGATCTCTTTGCTGGAAATGAGGACTTGCTCACGCAATGCGCGGCGACCTGGAAAACCTATCAGGAAAAACGCGCCGCGCGTGAGGCTCTAGAAGCTGATCTTGCCGAATCAGAGGAACGCTATGCCTGGCTGTCCGCGGCCGCCGAAGAGCTGGACGTGCTCGGGGCTGAAGCCGGTGAATATGACCGGCTGAGCAGTGAGCGCGGCGTCTTGATGCATTCTGAGAAGATCGCCGAGTCGGTTGCTGAATCTGTCGCTGCCTGTGACGAAGGCGACATTGAGGGCGCATTGGCGCGGGCCAGTCGCTCTGCCGAGCGCGTGCTTCGCATTGATGGCCTTGAAGCGTCGGGTGGTCCGCTGTCGAAGGCGGCAAAGGCGGCTGCTGAGGCCCTTGAACGGGCGCTTATCGAGTTTGGGGAAGCGCGCTCTGCACTGGACCTGCTCGCCGATGCAGCGGTCCATGACCCGGCTTCACTGGAAAAGGCCGAACAGCGCCTGTTTGCGCTGAAATCTGCCGCCCGCAAATACAATGTGGAGCCGGACAAGCTGTCAGATTTTACCGCTGAGATCGCCGAGAAACTCGACCTGTTCGATGCGCCTGAACGCCATGTCGAAAAGGCGCGCTCGGAAGAAAAGGATGCCGCGGCACGCTGGCGAACAGTCGCAGACCGGTTGAGCCAGGCGCGCATGACAGCGGCGCGTCAGCTCGAGGCCTCTATCGAAACCGAATTGAAACCCCTGAAATTGGACCGGACACGTGTGCGTGTTCGCTTCGACGAGATCGAAGAAGGGGCATCTGGCGCGATGGGACGAGAGAAAGTCGAGTTCGAGGTCGAGACCAATCCCGGTGCCGGCTTTGGTCCGCTTCGCCAGATCGCGTCGGGCGGCGAGCTTGCCCGCTTTTCGCTCGCGCTCCAGTGCGTGTTGGCGGAATCCAATGCTGTGCCGGTGATGGTGTTTGACGAGGCCGATCAGGGCGTTGGCGGCGCCGTTGCCGCAGCAATTGGTGAGCGCCTGTCGCGCCTCGCCACGTCACGTCAGGTCTTTGCCATCACGCACAGCCCGCAGGTCGCAGCGGCCGCCAGCGGACAATGGCTCATATCAAAGGACAGCAACGGTCAAAACGGACTTGGCCGGACGGTGCTGACCGGGCTAGATGCAGACGCTAGACATGAAGAAATTGCCCGCATGCTTTCCGGCTCAACGATCACTGAGGAGGCGCGTGCGGCAGCATCGCGATTGCTGGAGGATGTATGA